In the genome of Arabidopsis thaliana chromosome 4, partial sequence, the window AACAACTTCCTTGTGTAAAGTTCAGACGCCTGCTTCTCCATTGGAGATGGAGTCTTCAGAACAGGAGGTGAGTTCATTGTGTCATAATCTGCTTTAACTTCTTTCTCGAGACGACTCTCCAAAGCTTTTTCATACAGCTTAAAGAACTGGCTTAGATTGGTTGAAGCGTTTATATAACCATCAAAATATGAATTGATACTATCACTACGATGAGTTAAGGACATGTCGGCAAAAAAGGTATCACGGAGATATACTGGGACCCACTGCCGGCGATCGGAGTATATTGCTTGTAGCCACTCATGATCTCTTAGCTCATACTTGTCAAGAAGTGAAAACCAGCATCTCTCAAAATCCTCAACCGACTCTGTCAGATTGACACATTTGTGGAAATCTGACTCAAACGAAGGATGCTTGAGGAAGACATGCGACAGCTTCTCCTgacatttctttaaaatatgcCATTTGCAAAAGCGATGGCGGGCACCAGGAAAAACGTGCATGATGGCTGCACGTATAACAGCATCATGATCGGTGGTGATTGAGACAGGAGGGTGGGCGGACATTGCGGCTAGCCACGTATTGAAAAGCCATACAAATGAAGCCTCAGTTTCATTGATGATAAAGGCACAGCCGAAAAGAATGGGTTGGCCATGGTGATTTACACCAGTGAAGGGTGCGAAAGGCAAACGGTACCTGTTGGACCTGTAGGTTGTATCAAATGTAACGGTGTCTCCAAAGTGAGTGAAATCCATTATAGCTTTAGGATCAGCCCAGAAGACATTACCAACAGACTGATCTTCGCTTCCCTGAACAGAATAAAAGAAGTTTGGGTTGTCAGCATTCATCTGCCTCAAGTAgtcaagaagaagctgaatCTCTCCTTCTATGCTCTTCTGGCGGTTGTTCCTCATATAATTCCTACAGTCCACTTCGGTGAAACCAACCTTGCTGATGCCACCATACTCTTTGATGAGGGCGGACATGATTCTGCGGGGACCCATTCCTGCAGCTTGAAGTGTGTCAATCAAAGTCTTGGCAGGGCCAGAGATTTGCCTGTGGGAACGCAGACAGTGAACTTGGTCGGGAGGAACAAGCTCATGGTTGTGGTCTTTGACAAAGCCAGAGACAAGCCATTTACCGGAATCCTGCATCTTAACAGAGAGGGAGGCTTTGCAACCGACTCGAGTGATGGTCCTGGGACGCTTGATCTCCCTGTCCTTGGTGCGCTTTTCATTCATATTTCTGAAACCTTCTTTGGCACAGACAAATTGCCTCTGGATGATAGCTCCATCACGGCGGGAGCGGCGGGAGGAACTGACACGGGTACTAAAGCCAATGCGACGGGCATACGAGTTGTAGAATGCCTTGGCAGCTTCTTCGGACTCGAATTCAAGACCATCATAGGGCTCGAGATCCAGGAGATCACAAGCCTCCTCCTCCTGGTTGGGAAAGTAATTTCCAGAATTGCCAACAAGACCATTACCGCAAGGCATAATTGGGCTGTCGAGCATATCATCGTCGTCGAGAGCATGGTGCTCAATATCAATAGCGTCGTCATCAACATCTCCGCCACTACTAACTCCTACACCAATATCGAAGTCGAGCACTTCATTATCCATCATATCCTCCTTGTCTTCAGGGATGAATTCTATCTATCTATTGTCCACAACAGGATGAAATAGCTAGCTACTGTAGATAGAACCACTTACAGTCGTGATTTGATTTCAAGTCTGAGATTGAGATTGGGAGGCAGCGAAGACGAGGGAATGCGCGTTCGTGCGCGGGAGAAACcagaaaagaagagataagGGAACTTGTAATTGATTACGTTATAATAACCGAAGAATGAAAAGGAAGATGAGAGACGACGGAGGAGGGAGACTGGGAATAGAGTCGTCGGAGGGCACGGAGGAGGAAGACAGACGGTGCTtctaattctctttttttaatttaagcAAGGCCCATTCcttcttcatttattttataaggCCCATTCCTTCttcatttataattttataaggCCCACTCCCTCTTCATTTACTTTATAAGGCCCATCCTCTTTTACGCTTACCGTATGGTTCACTATCAGTTGCGAGTGGAGGAGAGGAAAAATTGACTTTTAAAGACGAAATGATTGATACAAAGGCTGATTTATACAGTCATGACATCTCAATCCAGATATACATGTAGTTATCTGAAAATTTACTACcaggaacaaaaacaaaaacaaaaagaaacaaagatagTATACGTATTAATTTCTTGTGATTAGTCTACAAAACTCTCAAGTCGCCTATATGAATGCTTTTTTAATTACGGGAATTGAAAACCACCGCCTCCAACACCCTCTGCAGCAGCTGCAGGTCCGGTGTTTGGGTTTATGGCCGTCCACAGTAGAGAGATGGTGATGGCAATGAGACCTGCCCACACAAAAACTATGGTTGGAGTTTTGCCTCTTCGTCCCATCAATCCTTTTGCAAATGGATACAAATGCGCCAACACCCAGAAGCTGAAAAATGCTCCTCCGATTAGCTTGCTCCATTGTGGCACCGCTTGGTATATTGTCCTGATGAACGCCACCACAATCGCTATTATGTTCACCATTGCTATCACTATAGGCGGTATCATCAGCGACGACCATTTCACTATGTACAAATCCGCGTAT includes:
- the FRS5 gene encoding FAR1-related sequence 5 (FAR1-related sequence 5 (FRS5); FUNCTIONS IN: zinc ion binding; INVOLVED IN: response to red or far red light; LOCATED IN: cellular_component unknown; EXPRESSED IN: 22 plant structures; EXPRESSED DURING: 13 growth stages; CONTAINS InterPro DOMAIN/s: MULE transposase, conserved domain (InterPro:IPR018289), Transcription factor, FAR1-related (InterPro:IPR004330), Zinc finger, PMZ-type (InterPro:IPR006564), Zinc finger, SWIM-type (InterPro:IPR007527); BEST Arabidopsis thaliana protein match is: FAR1-related sequence 3 (TAIR:AT2G27110.2); Has 1793 Blast hits to 1580 proteins in 47 species: Archae - 2; Bacteria - 0; Metazoa - 4; Fungi - 136; Plants - 1646; Viruses - 0; Other Eukaryotes - 5 (source: NCBI BLink).); translated protein: MMDNEVLDFDIGVGVSSGGDVDDDAIDIEHHALDDDDMLDSPIMPCGNGLVGNSGNYFPNQEEEACDLLDLEPYDGLEFESEEAAKAFYNSYARRIGFSTRVSSSRRSRRDGAIIQRQFVCAKEGFRNMNEKRTKDREIKRPRTITRVGCKASLSVKMQDSGKWLVSGFVKDHNHELVPPDQVHCLRSHRQISGPAKTLIDTLQAAGMGPRRIMSALIKEYGGISKVGFTEVDCRNYMRNNRQKSIEGEIQLLLDYLRQMNADNPNFFYSVQGSEDQSVGNVFWADPKAIMDFTHFGDTVTFDTTYRSNRYRLPFAPFTGVNHHGQPILFGCAFIINETEASFVWLFNTWLAAMSAHPPVSITTDHDAVIRAAIMHVFPGARHRFCKWHILKKCQEKLSHVFLKHPSFESDFHKCVNLTESVEDFERCWFSLLDKYELRDHEWLQAIYSDRRQWVPVYLRDTFFADMSLTHRSDSINSYFDGYINASTNLSQFFKLYEKALESRLEKEVKADYDTMNSPPVLKTPSPMEKQASELYTRKLFMRFQEELVGTLTFMASKADDDGDLVTYQVAKYGEAHKAHFVKFNVLEMRANCSCQMFEFSGIICRHILAVFRVTNLLTLPPYYILKRWTRNAKSSVIFDDYNLHAYANYLESHTVRYNTLRHKASNFVQEAGKSLYTCDVAVVALQEAAKTVSLAMNKEVRRTMANRHFKASSVTGGKHQQEVLAQPEPEDEMDKKINQLRNELELANRKCEAYRTNLLSVLKEMEDQKLQVSIKVQNIKISLKDNL